The stretch of DNA GAATCGGAGCCGGGGACCTGCAAGGACATCCCGCTCCTCTTCGCCAATCCGCATAGCCTCATCGAGGGCATTGTGATCGCCTGTTACGCGATCCGCTCGTCGCATGCCTTCATCTACCTGCGCGGTGAAGTCGTCCCCGTGCTCAGGCGGTTGCACGAGGCCGTGCGTGAGGCGAAAGAGGCGGGATTCCTGGGCGAGAACATCCTGGGCAGCGGACTCGACCTCGAACTCACCGTGCACGCGGGCGCGGGCGCGTACATCTGTGGTGAGGAGACCGCGCTGCTCGACTCGCTCGAAGGCCGCCGTGGCCAGCCGCGACTGCGTCCCCCTTTCCCTGCCGTCGCGGGCCTCTACGCATGCCCCACTGTTGTCAATAACGTCGAGTCCATCGCGTCGGTTCCCGCGATCCTGAATCGCGGAAAAGACTGGTTCAAGTCGATGGGGAGCGAGAAGTCCCCCGGCTTCACGCTCTATTCGCTGAGCGGCCACGTCACGAGCCCCGGCCAGTACGAGGCCCCGCTCGGCATCACCCTGCGCCAACTGCTCGACATGAGCGGCGGAATGAGGGCGGGCCACCGGCTCAAGTTCTGGACGCCGGGCGGCTCGTCGACGCCGATGTTCACCGACGAGCACCTCGACGTCCCGCTGGACTACGAGGGCGTGGGCGCCGCCGGGTCGATGCTCGGCACGAAGGCCCTGCAGTGCTTCGACGAGACGACGTGCGTCGTGCGGGCGGTCACGCGCTGGACCGAGTTCTACGCCCACGAGTCCTGCGGCAAGTGCACACCCTGCCGCGAAGGGACGTACTGGCTGGTGCAGTTGCTCCGCGACATCGAGGCCGGCAAGGGCGTGATGTCCGACCTCGACAAGCTGAACGACATCGCCGACAACATCAACGGCAAGTCCTTCTGCGCTCTCGGTGACGGCGCCGCGTCGCCGATCTTCTCCTCGCTCAAGTACTTCCGCGAGGAGTACGAGCAGCACATCACCGGCAAGGGCTGCCCCTTCGACCCGGCCAAGTCGACTCTCTGGGCCGACAGGCCCTCCGCACATTCGGAGGTGAACGCATGACAGTGACCACCAACAGCGCTCCCTCCGGGGGCGGCGAGGCGGCGGTTCCGCCGGAAGATCTCGTGTCGCTGACGATCGACGGCATCGAGATCAGCGTCCCGAAGGGGACGCTGGTGATCCGGGCCGCCGAGCTCCTCGGCATCGAGATCCCGCGGTTCTGCGACCACCCGCTGCTCGACCCGGCGGGCGCCTGCCGCCAGTGCATCGTCGAGGTGGAGGGCCAGCGCAAGCCGATGGCCTCCTGCACCATCACCTGCACCGACGGCATGGTCGTGAAGTCGCAGCTCTCCTCGCCGGTCGCCGAGAAGGCCCAGCGCGGTGTGATGGAGCTGCTCCTCATCAACCACCCGCTGGACTGCCCGGTCTGCGACAAGGGCGGCGAGTGCCCCCTGCAGAACCAGGCGATGCAGGTCGGTGACACGGACTCCCGCTTCGAGGGCAAGAAGCGGACGTTCGAGAAGCCGGTGCCGATCTCCACCCAGGTGCTGCTCGACCGCGAGCGGTGTGTGCTGTGCGCGCGCTGCACCCGGTTCTCGAACCAGATCGCGGGCGACCCGATGATCGAGCTGATCGAGCGCGGCGCGCTCCAGCAGGTCGGCACGGGCGAGGGCGACCCCTTCGAGTCGTACTTCTCCGGGAACACCATCCAGATCTGCCCGGTGGGCGCGCTGACCTCGGCGGCGTATCGCTTCCGCTCCCGTCCCTTCGACCTGGTGTCGTCGCCGTCGGTCTGCGAGCACTGTGCGGGCGGCTGCGCGACCCGCACCGACCACCGGCGCGGCAAGGTCATGCGGCGCCTCGCCGCGGACGACCCCGAGGTCAACGAAGAGTGGGTCTGCGACAAGGGCCGCTTCGGCTTCCGTTACGCGCAGAAGCCGGACCGGCTCACCACGCCGCTGGTGCGCAACGCGGAGACGGGTGAGCTGGAGAAGGCCAGTTGGCCCGAGGCTCTCGAAGCCGCGGCCGCCGGGCTCGCCGCCGCGCGCGGCCGGGCCGGTGTGCTGACCGGTGGTCGCCTCACCGTCGAGGACGCCTACGCGTACAGCAAGTACGCGCGCGTGGCGCTCGACACGAACGACATCGACTTCCGCGCGCGCGTGCACAGCAGCGAGGAGGCCGACTTCCTCGCCGCCCGAGTCGCGGGCCGGGGCCGGGACCTCGACGGCGCCGGAGTCACGTACGCGGAAGTGGAGAAGGCGCCCGCGGTCCTGCTCGTCGGCTTCGAGGCCGAGGAGGAGGCGCCCGGGGTCTTCCTGCGCCTTCGCAAGGCCTGGCGCAAGCACGGACAGCGGACGTTCTCCCTCGCCACGCATCAGACGCGGGGCCTGGAGAAGGCGGGCGGCACGCTGCTGCCCGCGGCTCCCGGCACCGAGACGGAGTGGCTCGACGCCCTCGCGGGCGGGGCCGGACTTGAGGGCGACGGCGCGAAGGCGGCCGAGGCACTGCGTTCTTCGGGTGCGGTGATCGTGGTCGGCGAGCGTCTTGCCGCCGTGCCGGGCGGGCTCACCGCTGCCGTACGGGCCGCGTCCGCGACCGGTGCCCGGCTGGTGTGGATTCCGCGCCGGGCGGGAGAGCGCGGTGCCATCGAGGCCGGTGCGCTGCCCTCGCTGCTCCCCGGCGGGCGTCCGTCCACCGACCCGCGCGCGCGGGACGAGGTCGCGGCCGCCTGGCGCGTCGCCGAACTCCCGCACCGCTACGGCCGCGACACCGGCCAGATCATCGAGGCCGCGGCGACCGGCGAACTGGGCGCGCTCCTGGTGGCGGGCGTGGAGGTCGCCGACCTTCCCGACCCGCCACGCGCGCGTGAAGC from Streptomyces sp. BA2 encodes:
- a CDS encoding NADH-quinone oxidoreductase subunit G — its product is MTVTTNSAPSGGGEAAVPPEDLVSLTIDGIEISVPKGTLVIRAAELLGIEIPRFCDHPLLDPAGACRQCIVEVEGQRKPMASCTITCTDGMVVKSQLSSPVAEKAQRGVMELLLINHPLDCPVCDKGGECPLQNQAMQVGDTDSRFEGKKRTFEKPVPISTQVLLDRERCVLCARCTRFSNQIAGDPMIELIERGALQQVGTGEGDPFESYFSGNTIQICPVGALTSAAYRFRSRPFDLVSSPSVCEHCAGGCATRTDHRRGKVMRRLAADDPEVNEEWVCDKGRFGFRYAQKPDRLTTPLVRNAETGELEKASWPEALEAAAAGLAAARGRAGVLTGGRLTVEDAYAYSKYARVALDTNDIDFRARVHSSEEADFLAARVAGRGRDLDGAGVTYAEVEKAPAVLLVGFEAEEEAPGVFLRLRKAWRKHGQRTFSLATHQTRGLEKAGGTLLPAAPGTETEWLDALAGGAGLEGDGAKAAEALRSSGAVIVVGERLAAVPGGLTAAVRAASATGARLVWIPRRAGERGAIEAGALPSLLPGGRPSTDPRARDEVAAAWRVAELPHRYGRDTGQIIEAAATGELGALLVAGVEVADLPDPPRAREALSEVGFLVSLELRPSEVTEHADVVLPVAAVAEKPGTFLNWEGRARMFDAALKPDHMTRTLAPTDARVLHMLAEAGDVHLALPDLATARRELDRLGGWAGTHATDPVETAAQPPRPASGEAVLAGHRLLLDQGRLQEGDEALAGTRHAAVARLSAATAAEAGVKGGDVLAVTGPAGATELPLVVTEMPDRVVWLPLNSTGGGVTSDTGARPGDLVRIGPALLPEPSEAPEVTS
- the nuoF gene encoding NADH-quinone oxidoreductase subunit NuoF, with translation MTLAAEIDHETSPEKLLAPVLSAFWDEEKSWTLDTYRRHEGYEGLRKALAMAPDDLIAYVKDSGLRGRGGAGFPTGMKWQFIPQGDGKPHYLVVNADESEPGTCKDIPLLFANPHSLIEGIVIACYAIRSSHAFIYLRGEVVPVLRRLHEAVREAKEAGFLGENILGSGLDLELTVHAGAGAYICGEETALLDSLEGRRGQPRLRPPFPAVAGLYACPTVVNNVESIASVPAILNRGKDWFKSMGSEKSPGFTLYSLSGHVTSPGQYEAPLGITLRQLLDMSGGMRAGHRLKFWTPGGSSTPMFTDEHLDVPLDYEGVGAAGSMLGTKALQCFDETTCVVRAVTRWTEFYAHESCGKCTPCREGTYWLVQLLRDIEAGKGVMSDLDKLNDIADNINGKSFCALGDGAASPIFSSLKYFREEYEQHITGKGCPFDPAKSTLWADRPSAHSEVNA